From a single bacterium genomic region:
- a CDS encoding PhzF family phenazine biosynthesis protein: MKREFIICDVFARRRFEGNQLAVFRDGRGLTAEEMQVLAREIHFSETTFILSDKPNERGWPVRIFTPAREVPFAGHPTLGTAYVLWDRFLGRKADEVRLDLKAGVVPVAVEENGARLVMTQVPPVFGSTVEPEAAARVLGLSPGDIDIHYPVQEVSTGLSFLIVPVKTLAAARGIKLNLAEYYRLIDRLEAKAVLAFSEETVKPQCRLHVRVFCDYYDVPEDPATGSANGCLCAWLVRHRYLGGNEFAIQTEQGIEVNRPSLLYLQGQESDGHIRVRVGGGVVVSGKGEFEL, from the coding sequence ATGAAGCGCGAGTTCATCATCTGCGATGTCTTTGCACGGAGGCGATTTGAGGGAAATCAGCTCGCAGTGTTTCGCGACGGGAGAGGACTCACGGCTGAGGAGATGCAGGTTCTTGCCCGTGAGATTCACTTCAGCGAGACAACTTTCATCTTGTCGGATAAGCCGAACGAGCGCGGCTGGCCGGTGCGCATCTTCACGCCGGCCCGTGAAGTGCCGTTTGCCGGGCATCCGACACTGGGAACGGCATACGTGTTGTGGGATCGATTCCTCGGACGCAAGGCGGACGAGGTCAGGCTGGACCTGAAGGCAGGTGTAGTGCCGGTCGCGGTTGAAGAAAACGGAGCGCGACTGGTGATGACTCAGGTTCCGCCCGTGTTCGGCTCGACCGTCGAGCCGGAAGCGGCGGCCCGGGTGCTTGGCCTGTCGCCTGGCGACATCGACATCCACTATCCGGTTCAGGAGGTTTCCACCGGGCTGTCTTTCCTGATTGTCCCGGTAAAGACGCTGGCTGCGGCGCGCGGCATCAAGCTGAACCTGGCCGAGTACTATCGGCTGATTGACCGGCTTGAAGCCAAGGCGGTGCTGGCGTTCTCGGAGGAGACCGTTAAACCTCAGTGTCGTCTGCATGTACGCGTGTTCTGCGACTACTACGACGTGCCGGAGGACCCGGCCACCGGCAGCGCCAACGGCTGTCTCTGCGCCTGGCTGGTTCGTCACAGATACCTGGGTGGAAATGAGTTCGCAATCCAGACCGAGCAAGGCATTGAGGTCAACCGGCCTTCGCTGCTGTACCTGCAGGGGCAGGAGAGCGACGGCCACATTCGCGTGCGGGTCGGCGGTGGTGTTGTCGTGTCGGGCAAAGGCGAGTTTGAACTCTAG
- the rpsP gene encoding 30S ribosomal protein S16 encodes MLKIRLRRMGLRNRPAYRLVVIDSRKARDGEYLESVGHYDPRTKFLELDAERIGHWITKGAQTSGTVGRLMSRYARQHAPAAEAANGDSAETATVATEPVPTPESATPTDTPKE; translated from the coding sequence TTGCTCAAGATTCGACTAAGGCGCATGGGACTTCGCAACCGACCTGCCTACCGGCTGGTCGTGATTGACTCGCGCAAGGCGCGCGATGGCGAATACCTCGAATCGGTCGGCCACTATGACCCGCGTACGAAATTCCTGGAACTGGACGCCGAGCGCATCGGCCACTGGATCACGAAGGGCGCGCAGACCTCGGGCACGGTTGGCAGGCTCATGAGCCGCTACGCGCGGCAGCACGCGCCGGCGGCCGAGGCCGCGAACGGCGACAGCGCGGAGACCGCGACCGTAGCAACCGAACCCGTCCCCACACCGGAGAGCGCGACACCGACAGACACACCCAAGGAGTAG
- a CDS encoding KH domain-containing protein gives MKEMIEHIVKALVDHPDQIKVTELAGERTLTYEVKVMPGDQGKVIGRQGNTIDAIRAIVRAAARKLDKHATIDVIG, from the coding sequence ATGAAAGAGATGATCGAGCACATCGTGAAGGCACTCGTCGACCACCCGGACCAGATCAAGGTCACCGAACTCGCTGGCGAGCGGACACTCACCTATGAAGTCAAGGTCATGCCGGGCGACCAGGGCAAGGTCATCGGCCGGCAGGGCAATACCATCGACGCGATTCGGGCGATTGTCAGAGCGGCGGCCCGCAAGCTCGACAAGCACGCAACGATTGACGTAATCGGCTAG
- the trmD gene encoding tRNA (guanosine(37)-N1)-methyltransferase TrmD: MQASVITLFPEYFAGPFDCGPTRIARADGKLAISLTNPRDFTTDAHRTVDDYPFGGGAGMVMKPEPLSVAIDTARRPESLVVLLSPQGERFSQPMAEEFSRAEHLVLVCGRYKGVDERVRMLADREVSVGDYVLAGGEAAAVVIIEAIARLLPGAVGDEDSVATDSFSAGILDAPYYTRPREFRGREVPEVLVSGDHASVARWRREQALKTTARRRPELLRNEALTESEREFLCRELQKEIING, from the coding sequence ATGCAGGCATCCGTCATCACGCTGTTCCCCGAATACTTCGCCGGTCCCTTCGACTGCGGACCGACGCGTATCGCGCGCGCTGACGGCAAGCTCGCGATCAGTTTGACCAACCCCCGGGACTTCACCACCGACGCCCACCGCACCGTCGACGACTACCCGTTCGGCGGTGGCGCCGGCATGGTGATGAAACCCGAGCCCCTCTCTGTGGCAATCGATACTGCGCGCCGGCCGGAAAGCCTCGTCGTACTCCTCTCCCCCCAAGGCGAGCGCTTCTCGCAGCCGATGGCCGAGGAGTTCAGCCGCGCCGAACACCTCGTGCTCGTTTGCGGCCGCTACAAGGGCGTTGACGAGCGCGTCCGCATGCTGGCTGACCGTGAGGTCTCGGTCGGAGACTATGTGCTGGCCGGCGGCGAGGCCGCGGCCGTGGTCATCATCGAGGCCATCGCCCGGCTTTTGCCCGGCGCGGTCGGCGACGAGGATTCGGTTGCGACCGACTCGTTTTCGGCCGGCATCCTCGACGCCCCCTATTACACCCGGCCGCGTGAGTTTCGCGGCCGCGAAGTCCCGGAAGTGCTGGTGTCCGGCGACCACGCCTCGGTCGCCCGCTGGCGCCGGGAACAGGCTCTGAAAACTACCGCCCGGCGCCGGCCCGAACTCCTGCGCAATGAAGCCCTGACCGAGTCCGAGCGCGAGTTCCTTTGCCGGGAACTACAGAAGGAGATCATCAATGGCTAA
- the rplS gene encoding 50S ribosomal protein L19, whose product MAKKEAPKEAKAAPVRHEPAQIPQLRPGDSVAVHVRIVEGDKERLQLFEGTVIQIRGAGPNRSFTVRKVSRGYGIERIFPYGTPAVAKVEVKRHGKARRAKLYYLRNRTGREAMLQEQRGEEQPRPGTVAE is encoded by the coding sequence ATGGCTAAGAAGGAAGCTCCGAAAGAAGCTAAAGCCGCGCCGGTCCGGCACGAGCCGGCCCAGATCCCGCAGCTGCGGCCCGGCGACAGTGTCGCGGTCCACGTGCGGATTGTCGAAGGCGACAAGGAACGCCTGCAATTGTTCGAGGGAACGGTCATCCAGATCCGCGGGGCCGGCCCGAACCGCAGTTTTACCGTCCGCAAGGTAAGCCGCGGCTACGGCATCGAACGCATCTTCCCGTACGGCACGCCGGCCGTCGCCAAGGTCGAGGTGAAACGGCATGGCAAGGCCCGACGGGCCAAGCTCTACTATCTGCGCAATCGGACCGGCCGCGAGGCGATGCTCCAAGAGCAGCGGGGTGAAGAGCAACCTAGACCTGGAACTGTGGCAGAGTAG
- a CDS encoding ribonuclease HII has protein sequence MKSNLDLELWQSSTLFCGVDEVGRGALAGPVVAAAVILPPHTDIDGADDSKRLTPLRRERLEPEIKRRSLAWAVAWAGSRFIERHNIANGTFHAMRLAVRRLQVRPELVLADGWAIPEIDLPCRGIIHGDSSSLSIACASIIAKVWRDRLMTRLSRRYPGYGLDRHKGYGTAAHVQALKELGVSPIHRRTFSPVRDLVASAQ, from the coding sequence GTGAAGAGCAACCTAGACCTGGAACTGTGGCAGAGTAGCACCCTCTTCTGCGGCGTGGACGAGGTAGGAAGGGGGGCCTTGGCTGGGCCGGTGGTCGCCGCGGCCGTTATCCTCCCACCCCACACGGATATCGACGGCGCCGATGACTCCAAGAGACTGACTCCTCTCCGGCGCGAACGCCTCGAACCCGAGATTAAGCGCCGCAGCCTGGCTTGGGCAGTCGCGTGGGCCGGCAGCCGCTTCATCGAAAGACACAACATCGCCAACGGTACCTTCCACGCCATGCGGCTTGCCGTCCGGCGACTTCAAGTCCGGCCGGAACTCGTCCTTGCCGACGGCTGGGCAATCCCGGAAATCGACCTTCCCTGCCGTGGGATCATCCACGGCGACAGCTCGAGCCTCTCCATCGCCTGCGCCTCAATCATTGCCAAGGTCTGGCGCGACCGGCTGATGACCCGCTTGTCCCGGCGCTACCCCGGCTACGGGCTTGACCGGCACAAGGGGTACGGTACCGCGGCGCACGTGCAGGCGCTGAAGGAACTCGGCGTCTCCCCCATCCACCGCCGAACATTCTCACCGGTACGCGACCTCGTCGCCTCGGCCCAGTGA
- a CDS encoding YraN family protein: MKAKPLGRKGEDLAASHLREIGWEILERNYTTWLGEIDLVCRDRDTLVFVEVKTRNETDFARPDQSVTQRKQAKLRRLVEEYLVKHNLETADVRFDVLGVTLRGRRPEFDHIVGAL; the protein is encoded by the coding sequence GTGAAAGCGAAACCGCTGGGCCGGAAGGGAGAGGACCTTGCCGCTTCCCACCTCCGGGAAATCGGTTGGGAGATTCTCGAACGCAACTACACGACGTGGCTGGGCGAAATCGACCTGGTCTGCCGCGACCGGGACACGCTCGTATTCGTCGAGGTGAAGACCCGCAATGAAACCGACTTCGCGCGGCCCGACCAGTCGGTGACACAGCGCAAGCAGGCGAAACTGCGCCGGCTTGTCGAGGAATACCTGGTGAAGCACAACCTGGAAACGGCCGACGTCAGGTTCGACGTGCTTGGCGTCACGCTCAGAGGGCGGCGACCCGAGTTCGACCACATCGTCGGAGCACTCTAG
- a CDS encoding YifB family Mg chelatase-like AAA ATPase: protein MLSRVQSAAVYGVDGYIVTVETDITHGLSAFNIVGLPDAAVKESQHRVQAAIKNSGFTFPNRKITVNLAPADVKKEGAAFDLPMAVGILAAGGIIQPEALRDLAFLGELSLDGSVRPIKGAVSMAVAAQLAGLRGLIVPTQNATEAAMVESLPVYAVGSLVEAVNFVNGAATIEPTHTDIAALFAQAAIQSVDLAEVHGHEHAKRALEIAAAGGHNALMIGPPGSGKTMLARRLPTILPPMTLPEALEATRIHSVVGALSPDRPLVATRPFRSPHHNVSESGAIGGGTVPRPGEASLAHNGVLFLDELPEFRRDVLEALRQPLEDGEVTIGRARSTFTFPARFMLVCAMNPCPCGFAGDPRHACSCSPQKIRHYRSKISGPLLDRIDIHIEVPALKYDDISTKRAGESSRAVAERVARARRTQLARFAATNSRHPVYSNAQMGPQFIRRFCPVSAQSDEILRAAIDRLGLSARAYHRVLKVARTIADLEGKENIQPSHITEAVQYRTLDRTAW from the coding sequence GTGCTGTCGCGCGTGCAGTCGGCCGCGGTGTACGGGGTCGACGGCTACATCGTGACCGTCGAGACCGACATCACCCACGGTCTGTCGGCGTTCAACATCGTCGGCCTGCCTGACGCCGCGGTCAAAGAGTCACAGCACCGCGTCCAAGCGGCAATCAAGAACTCCGGCTTCACGTTCCCCAACCGCAAGATTACGGTCAATCTCGCGCCGGCCGACGTCAAGAAAGAAGGCGCGGCTTTCGACCTGCCGATGGCGGTCGGCATTCTCGCTGCCGGCGGAATCATCCAGCCGGAGGCGCTGCGCGACCTCGCATTCCTCGGCGAGTTATCGCTCGACGGCTCGGTCCGCCCCATCAAAGGTGCGGTCTCGATGGCGGTCGCGGCGCAGCTCGCGGGCTTGCGCGGGCTCATCGTGCCGACTCAGAACGCGACCGAGGCCGCGATGGTCGAGAGCCTGCCGGTCTACGCCGTCGGCTCTTTGGTCGAGGCAGTCAACTTCGTCAACGGCGCAGCCACCATCGAGCCGACGCACACCGACATCGCCGCACTCTTTGCCCAAGCCGCGATTCAGTCTGTTGACCTTGCCGAGGTCCACGGCCATGAACACGCCAAGCGCGCCCTTGAGATTGCCGCGGCCGGCGGCCACAACGCGCTGATGATCGGGCCGCCCGGCTCGGGCAAGACCATGCTGGCGCGGAGGCTGCCGACCATCCTGCCGCCAATGACATTGCCCGAGGCGCTGGAGGCGACCCGGATTCACAGCGTGGTCGGCGCGCTCTCACCGGACCGGCCGTTGGTCGCGACCCGGCCGTTCCGCTCCCCGCACCACAACGTCTCGGAATCGGGCGCGATCGGCGGCGGCACCGTGCCGCGACCGGGCGAGGCATCGCTCGCCCACAACGGAGTGCTCTTTCTCGATGAGCTGCCCGAATTCCGGCGCGACGTGCTCGAGGCCCTGCGCCAGCCGCTCGAAGATGGAGAGGTCACAATCGGCCGGGCCCGCTCGACCTTCACCTTCCCGGCAAGGTTCATGCTCGTCTGCGCCATGAACCCGTGCCCCTGCGGCTTCGCCGGTGACCCGCGCCACGCCTGCTCCTGTTCGCCGCAGAAGATTCGCCACTACCGGAGCAAGATTTCCGGACCGCTACTCGACCGCATTGACATCCATATCGAAGTGCCGGCGCTCAAGTACGACGACATCTCGACCAAACGGGCGGGCGAGAGTTCCAGAGCAGTCGCCGAACGGGTCGCCCGGGCACGCCGGACCCAGCTCGCCAGGTTTGCCGCGACGAACTCGCGCCACCCGGTCTACTCGAACGCCCAAATGGGACCGCAGTTCATCCGCCGCTTCTGCCCGGTCTCGGCCCAGAGCGACGAAATCCTGCGGGCCGCGATTGACCGGCTCGGGCTCTCGGCCCGCGCCTACCATCGCGTGCTCAAAGTCGCGCGCACTATCGCCGATCTGGAAGGCAAAGAGAACATACAGCCGTCCCACATCACCGAGGCGGTGCAGTATCGCACACTCGACCGGACAGCGTGGTAG